The Victivallaceae bacterium genome contains a region encoding:
- the rpsD gene encoding 30S ribosomal protein S4, whose product MARYCGPKNRIARRFGANIFGRSRNPLLNKPNPPGQHGVQRKKKSDYGFQLEEKQKLKACYGMIMERQLVKAFKEASKKAGNTAQWFIERFECRLDNIVYRLGFAKTIFAAQQLVSHGHVLVNGKKVDRRSFHVKLGMEISLKEKSRKRQDIKMCLELKNCDSLPAYLSLDKNSFKGSLIAVPDLEQMENQMPMPINVAVVCEFLAHRT is encoded by the coding sequence ATGGCACGGTACTGCGGTCCTAAAAATCGTATAGCACGTCGTTTTGGGGCTAATATTTTTGGCAGGAGTAGAAACCCTCTATTGAATAAACCGAATCCTCCGGGGCAGCACGGTGTTCAGAGAAAGAAAAAGTCGGATTATGGGTTTCAGCTTGAAGAAAAACAAAAGTTGAAAGCTTGCTACGGCATGATTATGGAGCGGCAGCTCGTTAAAGCGTTCAAAGAAGCCTCCAAAAAAGCCGGAAATACGGCTCAGTGGTTTATTGAAAGATTTGAGTGTCGTTTGGATAATATTGTCTATCGCTTAGGTTTTGCGAAAACCATCTTTGCGGCACAGCAATTGGTATCTCACGGGCATGTCTTGGTAAACGGTAAAAAAGTAGATCGGCGGTCTTTTCATGTGAAGCTGGGAATGGAAATATCTTTAAAAGAAAAATCTCGCAAGAGACAGGATATTAAAATGTGTTTGGAGTTGAAGAATTGTGATTCTCTACCTGCATATTTATCTTTGGATAAGAATTCTTTTAAAGGAAGTCTTATTGCTGTCCCCGATTTGGAACAGATGGAAAATCAGATGCCAATGCCTATCAATGTTGCGGTTGTTTGCGAGTTTCTTGCACACAGGACTTAA
- a CDS encoding rhodanese-related sulfurtransferase produces the protein MKNIYYALAYYSVAGVSDPHEEIVLHQIFLKNKDAACRIYISEQGINGQFSAHITVAEEYMNWLKERPSFAKIHFKIHEIQENIYPRITVKYRKQLVALDYDVNLSLMGDHISPQEWKEKLLEGQSLILDVRNDYEWKVGHFEGATLPPLNTFREFPAYAADLAKTHDLETPVLMYCTGGIRCEFYSALLKEKGFEKVYQLDGGVIAYGQEVGQDLWKGKLFVFDDRLTIPISPTEQPSMISHCIYCNKPADIYYNCANVNCNDLFISCSECIAPNHCCCSDECQNSNTVRVYDSSRGNKPFGRKSTATILVSEMSE, from the coding sequence ATGAAAAATATTTACTACGCTTTAGCCTATTATTCTGTAGCCGGTGTATCCGATCCTCATGAAGAGATCGTTTTACATCAAATTTTTTTGAAAAACAAAGATGCTGCCTGTCGTATTTATATTTCAGAACAAGGCATCAACGGTCAATTCAGCGCCCATATTACGGTTGCTGAAGAGTATATGAATTGGCTTAAGGAGCGACCTTCTTTCGCTAAAATTCATTTTAAGATTCATGAAATTCAAGAAAATATTTACCCTAGAATAACGGTAAAATACCGAAAGCAACTCGTAGCTTTGGATTACGACGTAAATCTATCTCTTATGGGTGATCATATCTCTCCTCAGGAATGGAAAGAAAAGCTTTTGGAAGGTCAGTCGTTGATTCTCGATGTCAGAAACGATTATGAATGGAAAGTCGGTCATTTTGAAGGAGCGACTTTGCCTCCTCTTAACACATTCAGAGAATTTCCCGCTTATGCCGCGGATTTGGCAAAAACGCATGATCTTGAAACCCCGGTTCTCATGTATTGTACCGGAGGAATTCGTTGTGAATTTTATTCCGCATTATTAAAAGAAAAAGGATTCGAAAAGGTTTATCAGCTTGACGGAGGTGTAATAGCCTACGGGCAAGAAGTCGGACAGGATCTCTGGAAAGGGAAGCTTTTTGTCTTCGACGATAGATTGACAATCCCCATATCTCCGACCGAACAACCCAGCATGATTAGCCATTGCATTTATTGCAATAAACCTGCGGACATTTATTACAACTGCGCCAATGTCAATTGCAACGATCTCTTCATTTCCTGTTCCGAATGCATAGCACCTAACCATTGTTGTTGTTCCGACGAGTGTCAAAACTCAAATACGGTGCGTGTATATGATTCATCCCGAGGCAATAAGCCATTCGGAAGAAAAAGTACGGCTACGATCTTAGTTTCGGAAATGAGCGAATAA
- a CDS encoding MFS transporter, with amino-acid sequence MPDVSQKKSFHGLVLTHFFTVINDNLYKTLLVFFLLTKVTESNNALVLSSVGFLFAAPFIVLAAVAGSLSDKYSKSKIIFLTRIAEIVCTFLGFLGFVLSSSVLGYITLFLMAAHTAMFAPAKFGILPEMVPSRKMTKCNGIMTSVTYLASIIGVFLASFLVHVSSDNFVFSSLFCFVFSIIGFFLSLNIKDTGVCNPEQKLHWSFVKDVIVCLQRCRATPFLVSSILLGGFFLLVGVYTQSALLSFVKSELGLEPLYGGYFFLGTAIGIGLGSTFIGYISGSKVVLGYVPFMALGMCIGFVFLYVFSSSLISVIFLLFALGFFGGGFIVPLHAFVQLVSPISYRGQNLAVSSLIDFVGVLCASGIMFLCGHCLGQASKTGFLIMGCLTLTVTIWMMIGWREQVKIVFVKNKP; translated from the coding sequence ATGCCTGATGTTTCTCAAAAAAAATCGTTTCACGGTTTGGTTTTAACTCATTTTTTCACTGTTATAAATGATAACTTATATAAGACTTTATTAGTATTTTTTCTATTAACAAAAGTAACCGAATCCAATAATGCTTTAGTTTTAAGTTCTGTAGGTTTTTTATTTGCTGCTCCGTTTATTGTATTGGCAGCGGTAGCAGGGAGCCTTTCCGATAAATATTCTAAAAGTAAAATAATATTTTTGACTAGGATAGCAGAAATAGTTTGTACTTTCTTGGGATTTTTAGGCTTTGTTTTATCGTCATCCGTACTAGGGTATATAACTTTATTTTTGATGGCTGCTCATACTGCTATGTTTGCTCCTGCTAAATTCGGAATATTGCCTGAAATGGTCCCAAGTCGGAAAATGACGAAATGTAACGGAATTATGACCAGTGTTACTTATTTGGCTAGTATTATAGGAGTGTTTTTAGCGTCTTTTTTAGTTCACGTATCTTCTGACAATTTTGTTTTCTCTTCACTATTTTGTTTTGTTTTTTCGATAATCGGCTTTTTTTTGTCATTAAATATAAAAGATACCGGTGTTTGTAATCCTGAACAAAAATTACATTGGTCATTTGTTAAGGATGTGATTGTTTGTTTACAACGATGTCGTGCTACTCCTTTTCTTGTTTCTTCTATTTTGTTAGGAGGCTTTTTTTTATTGGTTGGCGTCTATACACAGTCCGCCTTGCTTTCGTTTGTTAAGAGCGAATTGGGATTGGAGCCCTTGTATGGAGGATATTTCTTTTTAGGAACCGCTATAGGTATCGGTTTAGGATCTACTTTTATCGGCTATATTTCGGGATCTAAAGTTGTATTAGGTTATGTTCCTTTTATGGCTTTAGGTATGTGCATAGGTTTTGTTTTTCTTTATGTTTTTTCAAGCTCCCTCATTAGTGTTATATTTTTATTGTTTGCTTTAGGATTTTTCGGAGGCGGTTTTATTGTACCTTTACATGCTTTTGTCCAATTAGTAAGTCCGATTTCTTATAGAGGACAAAATCTTGCGGTAAGTAGTTTGATTGACTTCGTAGGTGTTTTATGTGCTTCCGGGATTATGTTCCTGTGTGGACATTGTTTAGGCCAAGCCTCGAAAACGGGATTTTTGATTATGGGATGCCTGACTTTAACTGTGACGATCTGGATGATGATTGGGTGGCGAGAGCAAGTAAAAATCGTTTTTGTTAAAAATAAGCCGTGA